The genomic interval TCGGCGTCCGTCATGTCCCCGGACCGCTTGGTCTTCTTGCCGGTCAACTCCCAGTAGTAGTTGACCCCGACGTCGAACTCCAGGCACCCGGTCAGGCCGTTGCCGTTCTTGCAGTAGTGGTCGCCGCTGTAGATGCGGTTGTAGGCCACCCGGGCGACCTTGCCGAGGTCGTCGGCGTTGCCCGCCTCGGCCTGGGCGAGCGACGCCACGATCAGCGCCTCGTACGGGCTGATCTCGCGCTCCTTCTGCACCCGGTCGACGAAGTCGATCTCCTCGGCGACCGACATGAACCGCTGCACCATCAGCTTGAGGATCGCCTCGGCACTGGCGTTCGGCGGAAGCTCGTAGGTGTCCGGGAAGAGGAAGCCCTCGATCGACTTACGCGCCGACTGCTTGTCGTCGCGGTTGAACCAGAAGTCGGCGATGCCGAGCCCCTTCAGGTCCTTGGCGGCCGTCTCGAAGTCCTTCACCGGGAGCTTCGTCTCGGCCGCCAGCGCCTTGAAGATCTGCTTGGCCGTCGCGCCCTCCTTGACCAGGAAGCCGTTGACCAGCTTGTTCTTCAGGTCGAGCAGCAGGCCCAGCGCGGCCTTCGCGTTCATCTCCTTGCGGACCTTGTAGGTGCCCGGCTGGATGTTCTGGCTCCGCGAGTTCTCCTGGGCCGCCTCGATGAACGCCTTGGTGCTCTTGACGACGCCGGCCGCGACCAGCGTGTCGGCGATCTCGGCGATGCTCTGGCCCTCTTCGACCTGGACCTGGATCTCACCGCTGCCGGTGCCGTCGTAGTCCGGCGTGACGAAGTAGCCCTGCACCCGGTCGAAGCCGTACCAGCCGGCGCCGCCGAGGACGCCGAGCAGCACGAACGTCATCAACAGTGCGGCGACCGTGCGGCCCCGCCCGCCACGCTTCTTCTTGCCGTCGCGTTTGCGCTGCGCGCCGCGCCGGTGGCGTCCCTTCTCCGCACGCTCGTCGAACGCGAGCTCCAACTCGTCGATCATCCTGTCCGCCTCCGCTGCCTGTCCAGCCAGCTCTGCAGAATCTCCACCGCGGCCGCCTGATCGACCACCGCCCGTTGACGCCGTCCTCGGACGCCCCGCTCGGCTAGCCTACGAGAAGCCACGACGGTCGACATCCTTTCATCCACCAGATCGACCGGCACGGGCGCGATCGCGGCGGCCAGCCGCCGGGCGTACGCCTTCGCCTGGGTCGCCGCCGGGCCGTGCGCCCCGGCGAGGGTCACCGGCAGCCCGACCACCACCGTGACCACCTCGTGGAGTACGACGAGCCGCGCGAGTTCCGAGATATCGGCTGGAACCGCCTCAATACCGGTCTTCAGGTCCCGGGCCAGCGTCACCAGCGGGGTGGCCAGCACCCCGTCCGGGTCGGAGAGCGCCACGCCCACCCGTACCTGGCCGACGTCCACGCCGAGCCGCACGCCACGGACCGGAGTCGTCATCGTGCCGTGCCAGGGGAAGGTCGGTTCATCGTGTTACGCCACCGGAAAACTGGATCATCCGATTCCTGTCGGCCGGCCCGGGGCAACTCGGCCCGGCCGGCGGGCCGTCGTGGCTGGAGATCCAACCACAACGGCCCGCCGGGGAGCAACCAGTGCCGCAGGTCACGCCTCGACTAGCGCCTTCTCGACCGCGGCCAGCAGGCTCGGCGCCTCGCCGGCCGGCAGGCCGCCGCCCTGGGCCAGGTCGGCGTTGCCGCCGCCCCGGCCGGAGAGGGCGGCCTTGACCAGAACCGCCGCCGAGACACCCCGATCCTTCGCAGCGCCGTTCACCGCGACCACCAGCGACGCCTTGCCGTTCGCCCGGGCCGCCACCGCGACCACCGCCGGACGCGCCGCGTCGATCTTGCCCCGGATCTCCTGGGCGAGAGTACGCACGTCGTTGCCGGCCGCGCCCTCCGGCGCCTCGGTGCCGACGAAGGCGACCCCGCGGATGTCCCGGGCCGCCGAGGCGAGCGCCGCCGCACCGCCCAGCACCAGTTGGGCGCGCAGCTTTTCCAACTCCCGCTCG from Plantactinospora sp. BC1 carries:
- the mltG gene encoding endolytic transglycosylase MltG, producing the protein MIDELELAFDERAEKGRHRRGAQRKRDGKKKRGGRGRTVAALLMTFVLLGVLGGAGWYGFDRVQGYFVTPDYDGTGSGEIQVQVEEGQSIAEIADTLVAAGVVKSTKAFIEAAQENSRSQNIQPGTYKVRKEMNAKAALGLLLDLKNKLVNGFLVKEGATAKQIFKALAAETKLPVKDFETAAKDLKGLGIADFWFNRDDKQSARKSIEGFLFPDTYELPPNASAEAILKLMVQRFMSVAEEIDFVDRVQKEREISPYEALIVASLAQAEAGNADDLGKVARVAYNRIYSGDHYCKNGNGLTGCLEFDVGVNYYWELTGKKTKRSGDMTDAELFDKNNPYRMHGKAGLPPGPINNPGQKALEGAMNPPKGTWLFFVAVDKEGHSEFATTNEEHERNIQKARENGVL
- the ruvX gene encoding Holliday junction resolvase RuvX, yielding MTTPVRGVRLGVDVGQVRVGVALSDPDGVLATPLVTLARDLKTGIEAVPADISELARLVVLHEVVTVVVGLPVTLAGAHGPAATQAKAYARRLAAAIAPVPVDLVDERMSTVVASRRLAERGVRGRRQRAVVDQAAAVEILQSWLDRQRRRTG